A stretch of Desulfobacter hydrogenophilus DNA encodes these proteins:
- a CDS encoding RsmE family RNA methyltransferase: MQKFLINKEALSADKVVIHGQDAKHIRKVLRLKPKDTISMTDGHGTDFTGCINKVSPECVEISILSEKKSLTESNLDLTLCTAMLKHKKMDEIIKQITQLGVTRWIPFYCKRSIPLSGQNREEKQIERWQTIARESLKQCRRSCLVEIMPPMDFQQVLAFSKDCSHRFAFWEASDRPLAGPFPGENNKAVVLIGPEGGFEEEEIRRAAESGFMSYSLGPRILRAETAAVCACGLIQYLLGDMGCES, translated from the coding sequence ATGCAGAAGTTTTTAATCAATAAAGAGGCGTTAAGCGCAGATAAGGTCGTCATCCATGGTCAGGATGCAAAACATATACGCAAGGTACTCAGGCTTAAACCAAAAGATACCATTTCCATGACCGACGGCCATGGTACTGATTTTACGGGTTGTATTAATAAAGTCTCTCCTGAATGTGTGGAAATTTCAATTCTAAGTGAGAAAAAAAGCCTCACGGAATCAAATCTCGATCTAACCCTGTGTACGGCCATGCTCAAACATAAGAAGATGGATGAGATCATCAAGCAGATTACCCAGCTCGGGGTAACCCGTTGGATTCCTTTTTATTGTAAAAGATCCATTCCATTGTCAGGTCAAAATAGGGAAGAGAAACAGATTGAGCGATGGCAGACCATTGCCAGGGAGTCTTTGAAGCAGTGCCGGCGATCCTGTCTTGTCGAAATTATGCCGCCCATGGATTTTCAACAGGTTCTGGCCTTCTCAAAAGACTGTTCACACAGATTTGCCTTCTGGGAAGCATCGGATCGTCCCCTTGCCGGACCGTTCCCTGGAGAGAATAACAAAGCGGTTGTCTTGATCGGGCCGGAGGGCGGATTTGAAGAAGAAGAAATTAGGCGTGCCGCTGAATCCGGATTTATGAGCTACTCTCTTGGGCCCAGGATTTTAAGGGCAGAAACGGCAGCGGTCTGTGCTTGTGGTTTAATCCAGTATCTGCTTGGTGACATGGGGTGTGAGAGTTAA